One region of Octopus sinensis linkage group LG30, ASM634580v1, whole genome shotgun sequence genomic DNA includes:
- the LOC115226705 gene encoding zinc finger protein 271-like isoform X1 codes for MEKGEKLKEVVFPEDREKGSRKLSHDCDVCKKSFSQKGYLNKHKRIHTVEKPFKCDICGKSFSISSQLISHSHSHTGEKPFHCGVCGKSFSSSSVFATHKRIHTGEKPFHCDICGKSFFQKHNLTRHKRLHTREKPYPCDVCSTSFSDRSALNYHKRVHTGEKPFHCDICGKSFSQKCDLSRHKRIHTGEKPYPCDVCGTSFSDHSILTTHIRVHTGEKPYQCNICGKSFSQSSVLTSHKRIHTGEKPYQCNICGKSFSRSSTLTKHKRVHTGETPYLCDICGKSFSQSDSLATHKRFHTGEKPYGCDICGESFSVSTYLINHRHIHTGEKPYHCDTCGKSFSSASVFATHKRIHTGEKPFDCDVCGKSFYQKYKLTTHKRIHTGERPYHCDVCGTSFSGQSALNSHMHLHTGEKQFHCDICGKSFSQKYNLTRHKRIHTREKPYHCDVCGTSFCDQSALNTHIRVHTGEKLFHCDICGKSFSQKNNLTRHKHIHTG; via the coding sequence atggaaaaaggtGAAAAATTAAAGGAAGTGGTTTTTCCTGAGGATAGAGAAAAAGGGAGCAGAAAATTGTCACATGACTGTGATGTGTGTAAAAAGTCCTTCTCTCAAAAAGGATATTTGAataagcacaaacgtattcatacagtaGAGAAGCCATTTaaatgtgacatctgtggtaaatcattttctataagtagcCAATTAATCAGTCACAGCCATagccatactggagagaagccatttcattgtggtgtctgtggtaaatcattctcttcatCCAGTGTCTTTGCtacacacaagcgtattcatacaggggagaagccatttcactgtgacatctgtggtaaatcattctttcaaaaacacaacttgactagacacaaacgtcTACATACTAGGGAGAAACCCTATCCCTGTGATGTCTGTAGTACATCATTCTCTGACCGAAGTGCTTTAAATtatcacaagcgtgttcatacaggggagaagccatttcactgcgacatttgtggtaaatcattctctcaaaaatgtgACTTatctagacacaaacgtattcatacaggagagaagccttatccctgtgatgtctgtggtacatcattctcagACCATAGTATTTTAACCACTCACATAcgcgttcatacaggagagaagccatatcagtgtaatatctgcggtaaatcattctctcaaagtagtgtTTTAACTTcgcataaacgtattcacacaggagagaagccatatcaatgCAACATCTGTGGCAAGTCTTTTTCTAGAAGTAGCACCCTAACTaagcacaaacgtgttcatacaggagagacaccatatttatgtgatatctgtggtaaatcattctcccaaagTGATAGCTTAGCTACTCACAAGCGttttcatacaggggagaagccatatggctgtgatatctgtggtgaatcattttctgTAAGTACTTACTTAATCAATCACAGACATatccatacaggggagaagccatatcactgtgatacttgtggtaaatcattctcttcagCCAGTGTCTTCGCTacccacaaacgtattcatacaggtgagaagccatttgactgtgacgtttgtggtaaatcattctatcaaaaatataaattgactacacacaaacgtattcatacaggagagaggccgtatcactgtgatgtctgcggTACATCATTCTCTGGCCAAAGTGCTTTAAATTCTCACATGCATCTCCATACGGGAGAAAAGcaatttcactgtgacatctgtggtaaatcattctctcaaaaatataacttgactagacacaaacgtattcataccaGGGAaaagccttatcactgtgatgtctgtggtacatcattctgtGACCAGAGTGCTTTAAATACTCAtatacgtgttcatacaggggaaaaattatttcactgtgacatctgtggtaagtcattctcacaaaaaaataacttaactagacacaaacatattcatactggtTAG
- the LOC115226705 gene encoding zinc finger protein OZF-like isoform X2: protein MEKGEKLKEVVFPEDREKGSRKLSHDCDVCKKSFSQKGYLNKHKRIHTVEKPFKCDICGKSFSISSQLISHSHSHTGEKPFHCGVCGKSFSSSSVFATHKRIHTGEKPFHCDICGKSFFQKHNLTRHKRLHTREKPYPCDVCSTSFSDRSALNYHKRVHTGEKPFHCDICGKSFSQSSVLTSHKRIHTGEKPYQCNICGKSFSRSSTLTKHKRVHTGETPYLCDICGKSFSQSDSLATHKRFHTGEKPYGCDICGESFSVSTYLINHRHIHTGEKPYHCDTCGKSFSSASVFATHKRIHTGEKPFDCDVCGKSFYQKYKLTTHKRIHTGERPYHCDVCGTSFSGQSALNSHMHLHTGEKQFHCDICGKSFSQKYNLTRHKRIHTREKPYHCDVCGTSFCDQSALNTHIRVHTGEKLFHCDICGKSFSQKNNLTRHKHIHTG, encoded by the exons atggaaaaaggtGAAAAATTAAAGGAAGTGGTTTTTCCTGAGGATAGAGAAAAAGGGAGCAGAAAATTGTCACATGACTGTGATGTGTGTAAAAAGTCCTTCTCTCAAAAAGGATATTTGAataagcacaaacgtattcatacagtaGAGAAGCCATTTaaatgtgacatctgtggtaaatcattttctataagtagcCAATTAATCAGTCACAGCCATagccatactggagagaagccatttcattgtggtgtctgtggtaaatcattctcttcatCCAGTGTCTTTGCtacacacaagcgtattcatacaggggagaagccatttcactgtgacatctgtggtaaatcattctttcaaaaacacaacttgactagacacaaacgtcTACATACTAGGGAGAAACCCTATCCCTGTGATGTCTGTAGTACATCATTCTCTGACCGAAGTGCTTTAAATtatcacaagcgtgttcatacaggggagaagccatttcactgcgac atctgcggtaaatcattctctcaaagtagtgtTTTAACTTcgcataaacgtattcacacaggagagaagccatatcaatgCAACATCTGTGGCAAGTCTTTTTCTAGAAGTAGCACCCTAACTaagcacaaacgtgttcatacaggagagacaccatatttatgtgatatctgtggtaaatcattctcccaaagTGATAGCTTAGCTACTCACAAGCGttttcatacaggggagaagccatatggctgtgatatctgtggtgaatcattttctgTAAGTACTTACTTAATCAATCACAGACATatccatacaggggagaagccatatcactgtgatacttgtggtaaatcattctcttcagCCAGTGTCTTCGCTacccacaaacgtattcatacaggtgagaagccatttgactgtgacgtttgtggtaaatcattctatcaaaaatataaattgactacacacaaacgtattcatacaggagagaggccgtatcactgtgatgtctgcggTACATCATTCTCTGGCCAAAGTGCTTTAAATTCTCACATGCATCTCCATACGGGAGAAAAGcaatttcactgtgacatctgtggtaaatcattctctcaaaaatataacttgactagacacaaacgtattcataccaGGGAaaagccttatcactgtgatgtctgtggtacatcattctgtGACCAGAGTGCTTTAAATACTCAtatacgtgttcatacaggggaaaaattatttcactgtgacatctgtggtaagtcattctcacaaaaaaataacttaactagacacaaacatattcatactggtTAG
- the LOC118768537 gene encoding uncharacterized protein LOC118768537 encodes MSICCVTRDGNRNDVHCSSSVTDFTRISEDTVLATLPFQKMILIINPLSLRIKRIQLGLILVSYLEHSTLMGVELFGRTIYVIDWEENRIKYEFITQEIPTDIAVGAQNKLLVSFSNINRVTCYNVDGQQLFEVDTNSLDIPSHISVYQNHFYVLQGHIIYRISGTGAVTTREIGMKCRHISVGKKNIFVTDYFDVLHIIGTNEDFWPRQSYNSQLWTPRLNNYIYIEDCYNVTNILPMSTSSILIFYRNNKAILFTETGQIINQNNSTFLEIPSCFCRMNSKGFLVFYRENKAFQCITCPRLMKGPLMKVHTDYIKLCHVVSNKYLALTTNGNKHEVHILLIKDDKVDIIERISLRHHNVSIAATPVNFVVVDGSENKMVFYSTCGEELFQKYLPFYGYPHHIYSDNVYFYVLFRRHSILRCYDLYGEMKWQWELPFPVHPHIAVFQGTLYVPDTQLNRILLYKNHDRSSGCCLHPENPYIRNLNLRLKEKEKDKKLVIGEICNLSNGQLVVSDINHDCLLYISQEGDIVSRLSLPSTATDICRWDSNHIGVTLPLQKQLRVIGNLSKTVRSISLRQPYVRVCKMGECEIVCYCDKPSHLDVLAIKNFNQVEVIKIINIPFLVKALAIENETQKLLIVTKRRVFQCCTSVGGGGHDSRRRRRSSSGGSGSSSSSKTVPSVLLSQMKPAPNLYGGCIDKMFIYLIDNTRMFAINDHNLVLRDLVTNNQLNYYIDLVDVFSRNISVSEMLSSTLYLQDLTVSDKARHIHLPQHLGDKLRVKIDRLVVTENNLIAGYDRKNENVKLFTFDGQLMDSIKLNVSPINMCRWQSNTLVITTEDDKYRLLTLKVEFPLSLVNYQTRDKYKHITSFSDNLLLCSWDGDERTLYVIDFDEIHSTVSIMKQIDIPETLLMRGGEVIDYVAGICNITVTANDDIVVSNDNFINFLSSDGQYLYSVRHYKEYNSNIKPMTIDDCYMYINAWWERYDVYGLYETITCLTYTGEYDRIFLNERIYKGEVNFYSIDCKGPRFVGSHRDKLYVEGLFDVNRERFPTCCLQTDKFPVQVKDIDVSEEGKTVVCEKANNGNVKIFDEDGKLLCHRNVGSLVGGVCFTGEREIMVTLPNRQEIFQLKQDLVNHKVWSSLIPYGVIWRKVGNIYWCAHTELIECHCIKIDGDQVNILESVSLLNLDSGLHFPSITSQWDNRIFSNELINELKYSRGDGRRGRDKSGEIISKGRVKVRCGNYIAESMSGTDEISVRRLPYRTAMVPFSIPAFEEPVNYFYVDNRDYNSKLIKLDENVSVLMFRDTVTLINTTTGDILQHEQLPQQKSLDICRWTDQCFIIVFGEQLMFFNRDLRRLKTINTGKYYNSIYKYNDNQLVCGGHYIRAVTEAGRYYHTYVDLVDINGETCKFNREICSGEVNEVLELEMVFCDVIATSDGDIVVMNWEMVEPADMNGGYQYVVCWYREHLIRKMKLSGDIEYNMYRPYLTTRGDCVYITDKYSNIYQIPGHIEHQTSENIQEYLLLRWDDNDVFTVLGFDITDVSFVVFGITIGRQSFAFFHYDK; translated from the exons ATGTCAATATGTTGTGTAACAAGAGACGGCAACAGAAACGATGTTCATTGCTCATCTTCTGTTACTGACTTTACCAGAATCAGTGAAGACACAGTCCTGGCCACCCTACCATTTCAAAAAATGATTCTTATTATCAACCCTTTAAGTTTGAGAATCAAAAGAATTCAGCTAGGATTAATCTTGGTTTCTTATTTGGAACATTCTACGCTTATGGGTGTAGAACTGTTTGGTCGAACCATATACGTCATTGACTGGgaagagaatagaataaaatacgaaTTCATAACACAAGAAATACCAACAGATATTGCTGTAGGAGCACAAAATAAACTCTTAGTATCCTTTTCCAATATTAACAGGGTTACCTGTTACAATGTGGATGGCCAGCAGTTATTTGAGGTGGATACCAATTCTCTGGACATTCCAAGCCACATCTCTGTGTATCAAAACCATTTTTATGTCCTCCAGGGACATATTATTTATCGGATTTCAGGTACGGGTGCTGTGACAACAAGAGAAATTGGCATGAAATgccgccatatttctgttggcaaaaaaaacatttttgtaacCGATTATTTTGATGTCCTTCATATCATTGGAACAAATGAAGACTTTTGGCCCAGGCAGTCATATAACTCCCAGCTATGGACCCCAAGATTGaacaactatatttatattgaggatTGCTACAACGTTACTAATATTCTACCTAtgtctacatcttctatattaatattcTACAGGAATAATAAAGCTATATTATTCACTGAGACTGGAcaaataattaaccaaaataattcaaCTTTCCTTGAGATTCCTTCTTGCTTTTGTAGAATGAATTCTAAAGGATTTCTGGTGTTTTATCGTGAAAACAAAGCATTTCAGTGTATCACATGTCCTAGGCTAATGAAAGGCCCTTTAATGAAAGTCCATACTGATTACATTAAACTATGTCATGTTGTATCAAATAAGTATTTAGCTCTAACCACAAATGGAAACAAACACGAGGTCCATATCCTCTTGATCAAGGATGATAAAGTTGACATTATAGAAAGAATTTCTCTGAGACATCATAATGTcagcattgctgcaactccagttaattttgtagtcgtagatggaagcgaaaataaaatggtattttattccacatgtggtgaagaactttttcaaaaataccttccattctatggctaccctcatcacatctactctgataatgtttatttctatgtcctcttcagGAGACACTCTATTCTCAGATGCTACGATCTATATGGAGAAATGAAATGGCAGTGGGAACTGCCTTTCCCTGTTCaccctcacattgctgttttccaaggaactctTTATGTCCCGGACACTCAACTCAACAGGATTCTTCTATACAAGAATCATGACCGGTCTTCTGGCTGTTGTTTACACCCGGAAAATCCTTAtatcagaaatctaaatctacgactcaaagaaaaggagaaagacaaaaaacttgtcattggcgaaatatgtaatctgtccaatggacagttggtggtgtctgacatcaaccatgattgcttgttgtacatttctcaggaaggagacattgtgtccagattatctctgccatctacagccacagatatatgtcgatgggattctaatcatataggtgtcacattacccctacagaaacaattaagggtcatTGGAAACCTATCAAAGACAGTGAGAAGTATATCATTAAGACAGCCTTATGTACGGGTgtgtaagatgggtgaatgtgaaattgtttgttattgtgataaaccatCACATTTAGATGTTTTGGCCATTAAAAACTTTAATCAAGTTGAAGTAATTAAGATAATTAATATCCCTTTTCTAGTGAAAGCATTAGCAAtagaaaatgaaacacaaaagTTATTAATTGTTACTAAGAGAAGAGTATTTCAATGCTGcactagtgttggtggtggtggtcatgatagtAGACGTCgtcgtagaagtagtagtggtggtagtggtagtagtagtagta gtaagacGGTCCCCAGTGTTTTACTATCCCAAATGAAACCTGCCCCCAATCTCTATGGTGGTTGTATAGATAAAATGTTTATCTATCTGATAGACAACACTCGTATGTTTGCCATAAATGATCATAATTTGGTGTTGAGAGATCTCGTTactaataatcaacttaattattacatcgacctggtggatgtattttccagaaacatttctgtcagtgaaatgttgtcttccacTTTATATCTACAGGACCTGACAGTTTCTGACAAAGCCAGACATATTCATCTCCCTCAACATTTGGGAGACAAATTGCGAGTGAAGATTGATCGTTTGGTTGTTACTGAAAATAACCTGATTGCAGGATATGacaggaaaaatgaaaatgttaagtTATTCACATTTGATGGTCAACTCATGGATTCTATCAAATTGAATGTCTCTCCCATCAATATGTGTCGATGGCAGTCAAACACACTGGTCATTACGACTGAGGATGATAAATACCGATTGTTgacattaaaagtggaatttccATTGTCATTAGTAAATTACCAAACgagagataaatataaacatattactTCTTTTTCGGACAATCTACTGTTATGTAGTTGGGATGGAGATGAACGTACTTTGTATgtcattgattttgatgaaatccATTCGACTGTGAGTATAATGAAGCAAATAGACATACCTGAGACATTATTGATGAGAGGTGGTGAGGTTATTGATTATGTTGCAGGCATATGCAATATTACAGTTACTGctaatgatgatattgttgtcAGCAATGACAATTTCATCAATTTCCTCAGTAGTGATGGTCAGTATTTATATTCAGTTAGACACTACAAGGAATATAACAGTAACATTAAGCCCATGACAATTGATgactgttatatgtatattaatgcatgGTGGGAAAGATATGATGTTTACGGTTTGTACGAAACCATTACGTGCTTGACATACACAGGTGAATATgacagaatatttttaaatgaaagaatttataaagGTGAAGTAAATTTCTACAGTATAGACTGTAAAGgaccaaggtttgttggaagTCACAGAGATAAATTGTATGTTGAAGGTTTGTTTGATGTTAATAGGGAGAGATTCCCTACCTGTTGTTTGCAAACAGACAAATTTCCTGTTCAAGTGAAAGATAttgatgtctctgaggaaggaaagacagttgtgtgtgaaaaagccaataatggaaatgttaaaatattcgatgAAGACGGGAAGTTGTTATGTCACAGAAATGTTGGaagtttagttggtggtgtgtgttttacaggagaaagagagataatggtCACACTTCCAAACagacaagaaatatttcaactgaaacaAGATTTGGTGAACCATAAAGTTTGGTCGAGTCTCATCCCTTAtggtgtaatatggagaaaagtggGGAATATTTACTGGTGCGCACATACtgaattgattgaatgtcattgcataaagattgatggggaccaagtgaacattctggaatctgtgtcgttattaaatcttgattctggtcttcatttcccttccattacatctCAGTGGGATAATAgaatattcagtaatgaattaattaatgaacTGAAATACAGTAGAGGAGatgggaggagaggaagagataaatcaggtgaaataattAGTAAAGGTAGAGtaaaggtgagatgtggtaattacatagcAGAGAGTATGTCAGGAACtgatgaaatatcagtgaggagacttccatataggacagcaatggtccctttttccattcctgcattcgaggaacctgttaattatttttatgtggACAATAGAGATTATAacagtaaactaattaagttGGATGAGAACGTGAGTGTGTTGATGTTTAGAGACACGGTTACATTAATTAATACAACAACGGGAGacatacttcaacatgaacaacTACCACAACAAAAATCATTAGACATATGTCGGTGGACAGATCAGTGTTTCATAATCGTCTTTGGTGAACAACTGATGTTCTTCAACAGGGATCTCCGTCGTTTAAAAACCATCAACACGGGTAAATACTACAAcagtatttataaatacaacgacaatcaactcgtgtgtggtggtcattataTTAGAGCCGTAACTGAGGCTGGAAGATACTATCATACCTATGTAGATTTAGTTGATATCAATGGTGAGACGTGTAAATTCAATCGGGAAATTTGTTCAGGAGAGGTGAACGAAGTGCTGGAATTGGAGATGGTATTTTGTGACGTAATAGCGACATCTGATGGTGATATTGTTGTTATGAATTGGGAAATGGTTGAGCCAGCAGATATGAATGGTGGGTATCAGTATGTTGTCTGTTGGTATAGGGAACATCTGATCAGGAAGATGAAACTATCAGGAGATATTGAGTATAATATGTACAGACCGTATCTAACCACACGTGGCGActgtgtttatataacagataaATACAGCAATATTTACCAAATACCTGGACATATTGAACACCAAACATCTGAAAATATTCAAGAATATTTACTCCTCAGAtgggatgataatgatgtcttTACAGTTCTTGGTTTTGATATTACAGACGTTTCGTTCGTGGTTTTTGGGATTACCATAGGACGacaatcttttgctttctttcattatgacaaataa